A single Henriciella sp. AS95 DNA region contains:
- a CDS encoding TonB-dependent receptor, translated as MYRSVLLLSAAVFALAPSVLAQAAAPETPVEEDATNRLGTVTITAQKREQSLQDVGISVTAYTGEQLNDANLSDSNDLARLVPGLNIGLPTGAGNQPAIFLRGIGLNDFATNNLGPVGVYVDDLFISSPGAQVMQVFDLARVEVLKGPQGTLYGRNTTGGAIKFVTARPTDTLEAGLTGQYAEFGTTKLTGFLSGPISSAVRGRVAFEKNDSDGYITNRFDGSDAGGMDNLSFRGLLDVDFSDTLSGEFGVYGSLVDQPGPRYRSQGALSPLDAATPCDTAAIIANDCVNVLGFQNPDSFYAVDQNTPAYLDADSYAAQAKLIWDFDGFSITSITGYQSLDKVFLEDSDSSPADILTVQYGVESEDISEEIQIAGSQDRLNWLLGGFYSNSTLDQDQSLDLYKEFRPLIESVDPQSFPGGFDPVGAAIGVPALDYRTVNSLETTVYALFGQADYEFTDQWRGTLGLRYTKEDRDFTQEASFDEAALGAIPLFDFSDEQSDEEVSWKVGLDYLPYEGGLLYASVANGFKGGGYNGGFLFDVSEQKPYDPETVTAYELGVKTDLADGLARLNAAVFYNDYSDMQIFTVVSGGGPVAFAVLDNAANAVTQGAEIELTALPAEGLNLSLGLAYLDTELKDYQTDSGSDFSGNALVQAPEWSANGMARYERPLFGSLLYSAQVDFSYQDKVYFTSDNAEPLSQDAYWLWNAQLGVESESGRWHAALFAKNIGGEEYYSHGFDLVDTIGANQLMLGAPSQIGIELGVRY; from the coding sequence ATGTACAGGTCTGTTCTTCTGCTGAGCGCTGCAGTGTTCGCTCTCGCACCCTCCGTCCTCGCGCAGGCGGCGGCCCCCGAAACGCCGGTGGAGGAAGACGCAACCAACCGGCTCGGCACGGTCACCATCACCGCGCAGAAGCGGGAGCAGTCGTTGCAGGATGTCGGCATCTCGGTCACGGCTTACACCGGCGAACAACTGAATGATGCGAACCTGTCTGATTCAAATGACCTTGCCCGGCTCGTGCCGGGCCTGAATATCGGCCTGCCGACCGGCGCCGGGAACCAGCCTGCCATCTTCCTCCGGGGGATCGGCCTGAACGACTTTGCGACAAACAATCTCGGGCCAGTCGGCGTGTATGTCGACGATCTCTTCATCTCTTCGCCGGGCGCGCAGGTGATGCAGGTCTTCGACCTTGCGCGCGTCGAAGTGCTGAAGGGGCCTCAGGGCACGCTCTATGGCCGCAACACGACGGGCGGCGCCATCAAGTTCGTGACAGCCCGGCCAACCGACACGCTCGAGGCTGGCCTCACGGGGCAGTATGCCGAGTTCGGAACCACGAAACTTACCGGTTTCCTCTCCGGACCGATCTCAAGCGCGGTTCGCGGCCGGGTCGCCTTCGAGAAGAACGACTCCGACGGTTACATCACAAACCGTTTTGACGGATCGGATGCCGGCGGAATGGACAATCTGTCATTCCGCGGCCTGCTCGACGTCGACTTCTCTGACACGCTTTCAGGCGAGTTCGGTGTTTACGGATCGCTTGTCGATCAGCCGGGGCCACGCTACCGCAGCCAGGGCGCGCTCAGCCCTCTCGATGCCGCGACCCCGTGCGATACAGCGGCCATCATCGCCAATGATTGCGTAAATGTTCTGGGCTTCCAGAACCCTGACAGCTTCTACGCCGTCGACCAGAACACGCCGGCATATCTCGACGCCGACAGCTATGCCGCGCAGGCCAAGCTGATCTGGGACTTTGACGGTTTCAGCATCACCTCGATCACTGGCTATCAGTCTCTCGACAAGGTCTTCCTTGAGGACAGTGACTCGTCGCCTGCAGATATCCTGACCGTCCAGTACGGCGTGGAATCAGAGGACATCAGCGAGGAGATCCAGATCGCGGGCAGCCAGGACAGGCTGAACTGGCTGCTCGGCGGGTTCTATTCCAATTCCACACTCGACCAGGACCAGAGCCTCGACCTCTACAAGGAGTTCCGGCCCCTGATTGAATCGGTCGACCCGCAGTCGTTTCCCGGCGGGTTCGATCCGGTCGGCGCCGCGATCGGCGTGCCAGCGCTCGATTACCGCACCGTCAATAGTCTCGAAACAACGGTCTATGCTCTCTTTGGCCAGGCCGACTACGAATTCACCGACCAGTGGCGAGGTACGCTCGGCCTGCGCTACACCAAGGAAGACAGGGACTTCACGCAGGAAGCGAGCTTCGATGAAGCCGCGCTGGGTGCCATTCCGCTCTTCGACTTCAGTGACGAGCAAAGCGATGAAGAAGTGTCCTGGAAGGTCGGGCTCGACTATCTGCCCTATGAGGGCGGGCTGCTCTATGCCAGCGTCGCCAATGGCTTCAAGGGCGGCGGCTATAATGGCGGCTTCCTTTTCGACGTCAGCGAGCAGAAGCCGTATGACCCGGAAACGGTGACGGCTTATGAGCTCGGTGTGAAAACAGACCTCGCAGACGGTCTGGCGCGCCTCAACGCCGCTGTCTTCTACAATGACTATAGCGACATGCAGATCTTCACCGTCGTCTCTGGTGGCGGGCCGGTTGCGTTCGCGGTGCTCGACAATGCGGCCAATGCCGTGACGCAGGGCGCCGAGATCGAACTGACCGCGCTGCCAGCTGAAGGGCTGAACCTTTCCCTTGGGCTCGCCTATCTCGATACTGAGCTCAAGGATTATCAGACAGATAGCGGGAGCGATTTCTCCGGGAACGCGCTGGTCCAGGCGCCGGAATGGAGCGCCAATGGCATGGCCCGGTATGAGCGGCCTCTCTTCGGGTCTCTGCTTTACTCTGCCCAGGTCGATTTCAGCTATCAGGACAAGGTCTACTTCACCTCCGACAATGCCGAGCCGCTCTCCCAGGATGCCTACTGGCTATGGAATGCGCAGCTCGGCGTGGAAAGCGAGTCCGGGCGTTGGCACGCGGCTCTGTTCGCCAAGAATATCGGCGGCGAAGAGTATTATTCGCATGGTTTCGATCTGGTCGATACGATTGGTGCGAACCAGCTGATGCTTGGCGCGCCAAGCCAGATCGGCATAGAGCTCGGCGTGCGTTACTGA
- a CDS encoding AraC family transcriptional regulator, with amino-acid sequence MKAMAAPSSIPVVSAAATGDIAAFIRKCGLDAEPVFRDAGLDVRVSTDPYQLIELAKFTRLLKAAEETTQCATIGMQVGGRQDPARWGAFGYLVLNSPTIGDALRNVVSHATIWQTGTHFAFRQTKEDIGVEYAITHPAVDDRPQDAEFSIAYVKNIVDRLNERPATPSDVFFEHDPIAGMDAYEQVFGVRPLFNQPTNAIYYPRLYENRRIAFADLQLFPVIKRHLMDMASAVPKSESLEGDVIYHIRQSLPRGTATLENIAAVMGIQSRTLQRRLKQDGVSFTDLLDRVRHETATHHLAETSMSISEIAYLLGYCDTSAFIKAFRKQTGTTPSRFRDAQGDGPAGGATGDQ; translated from the coding sequence ATGAAAGCCATGGCCGCGCCTTCCTCCATACCTGTCGTCAGTGCTGCCGCCACAGGTGACATCGCGGCCTTCATTCGCAAGTGCGGACTGGATGCCGAACCGGTCTTTCGGGATGCCGGACTGGATGTGAGGGTTTCCACCGATCCCTACCAGTTGATCGAACTGGCGAAATTTACCCGTCTACTCAAGGCTGCTGAGGAAACGACGCAGTGCGCCACAATTGGAATGCAAGTGGGCGGCCGTCAGGACCCGGCCCGCTGGGGGGCCTTCGGCTATCTGGTCCTCAATTCTCCGACGATTGGCGACGCGCTCAGAAACGTCGTCTCCCACGCCACGATATGGCAGACCGGGACCCATTTCGCCTTCCGGCAGACGAAAGAAGATATCGGCGTCGAATATGCGATTACACATCCTGCTGTTGATGACAGGCCGCAGGACGCCGAGTTCTCAATCGCCTATGTGAAAAACATCGTCGACCGGCTGAACGAGCGTCCGGCCACGCCATCCGATGTCTTCTTCGAGCATGATCCTATCGCAGGCATGGACGCCTACGAACAGGTTTTCGGTGTACGCCCCCTCTTCAATCAGCCGACAAATGCCATCTATTATCCCCGGCTCTATGAGAACAGGCGGATCGCGTTCGCGGACCTGCAGCTCTTCCCCGTCATCAAGCGCCATCTGATGGACATGGCATCCGCCGTACCCAAGAGCGAAAGCCTTGAGGGCGATGTCATCTACCACATCCGCCAGTCTCTTCCGCGCGGCACGGCAACCCTTGAGAACATCGCCGCCGTCATGGGCATTCAGTCTCGCACCCTGCAGCGGCGACTGAAGCAGGACGGCGTCAGCTTTACCGACCTTCTGGATCGGGTCCGGCACGAAACTGCCACCCATCACCTTGCCGAAACATCCATGTCGATCAGTGAGATCGCCTATTTGCTCGGCTATTGCGACACGAGCGCCTTCATCAAGGCCTTCAGGAAGCAGACCGGCACGACACCGTCACGCTTCCGCGATGCGCAAGGGGACGGACCGGCTGGCGGCGCGACTGGCGATCAGTAA